In one window of Candidatus Methylomirabilota bacterium DNA:
- a CDS encoding ABC transporter substrate-binding protein: protein MAGSEAQADGPEDTERLEEVERFLDRRPGTRRAWIWLGTVAVSAMLGVLGAALVRSQLGTPSSDANPRALTSQQEVAGRPDSAPSSGAQAQPPPPSDDPPATAVRADEHQPAPASPRAGGELTFVVPAEPPSYDAHREETFALMHPAAAHYNTLLRIDPFDKTGTRVVGDLAEAWTVSPDKRTYVLKLRRGVKFHDGTEMTSRDVRATYQKIINPPPGITSARKGEYLEIETVQAPEPYIVAFKLKWPSPSFIHSLASPWNWIYKADILERDIRWYEKNIMGTGPFTFVAHLKGSHWVGRRNPHYWDRGKPYLDGYRALFIRDDATQVEAIKTERAHIQFRGFSPALRDEIVRALGDKVTVQESPWNCGLVVAINHEQKPFHDRRVRRALSLALDRYKAAETLSKTAIVRAVAGVQVPGTPFATPPAELVKLAGYGRDIRKSRAEARRLLAEAGVGKGFAFTLKNRNVPMPYRHIGAWLVDEWRQVGLKVRQETQESGQYFKDLRAGGFEVSTDFQCGYVVNPDLDLYKFQSRERSDANYGRYTDPVLDDLYVLQSRTVDPEQRRRYIRMLEKHLLDDEAHYIYTLQWHRIVPHSARVRGWTITPSHYLNNQLDTVWLAPESNGR, encoded by the coding sequence ATGGCGGGAAGTGAAGCTCAGGCCGACGGGCCCGAGGATACCGAGCGTCTGGAGGAGGTAGAGCGATTCCTCGATCGCCGCCCGGGAACGCGACGGGCCTGGATCTGGCTGGGGACCGTGGCGGTGAGCGCCATGCTCGGTGTGCTCGGCGCCGCTCTGGTCCGGTCGCAGCTGGGGACGCCCAGCAGCGACGCGAATCCCCGCGCGCTCACCTCGCAGCAGGAGGTCGCCGGGAGGCCGGACAGTGCGCCCTCGTCAGGGGCCCAGGCCCAGCCGCCTCCCCCCAGCGACGACCCGCCGGCAACGGCGGTCAGGGCTGACGAGCACCAGCCGGCGCCGGCTTCCCCCCGGGCCGGCGGGGAGCTGACATTCGTCGTCCCGGCGGAGCCCCCTTCCTACGATGCCCACCGGGAAGAGACCTTCGCGCTGATGCACCCGGCGGCCGCCCACTACAACACCCTGCTCCGCATCGATCCGTTCGACAAGACGGGCACCCGGGTCGTCGGCGACCTGGCCGAGGCCTGGACCGTCTCCCCGGACAAGCGCACGTACGTCCTCAAGCTTCGTCGAGGCGTGAAGTTCCACGACGGCACCGAGATGACCTCGCGGGACGTGCGGGCCACGTACCAGAAGATCATCAACCCTCCCCCGGGGATCACCTCGGCCCGAAAGGGCGAATATCTCGAGATCGAGACCGTCCAGGCGCCCGAGCCGTACATCGTGGCGTTCAAGCTCAAGTGGCCCTCGCCCTCGTTCATCCATTCGCTGGCCTCCCCGTGGAACTGGATCTACAAGGCCGATATCCTCGAGCGCGATATCCGCTGGTACGAGAAGAACATCATGGGGACGGGGCCCTTCACCTTCGTGGCCCACCTCAAGGGCTCGCACTGGGTCGGTCGCCGCAACCCCCACTACTGGGACCGCGGCAAGCCCTATCTCGATGGCTACCGCGCCCTCTTCATCCGCGACGACGCCACGCAGGTCGAGGCCATCAAGACCGAGCGCGCGCACATCCAGTTCCGTGGCTTCTCGCCGGCCCTGCGCGACGAGATCGTCCGGGCGCTCGGCGACAAGGTCACGGTGCAGGAGAGCCCGTGGAACTGTGGACTGGTCGTGGCCATCAACCACGAGCAGAAGCCGTTCCACGATCGGCGGGTGCGCCGCGCCTTGTCCCTGGCTCTGGATCGCTACAAGGCCGCCGAAACCTTGTCGAAGACGGCCATCGTGCGCGCGGTGGCGGGCGTGCAGGTGCCGGGCACTCCGTTCGCCACGCCGCCCGCCGAGCTGGTCAAGCTCGCCGGCTATGGGCGGGACATCCGCAAGTCCCGCGCCGAGGCCCGCCGCTTGCTCGCCGAAGCGGGGGTAGGCAAGGGATTCGCCTTCACCCTGAAAAACCGTAACGTGCCGATGCCCTATCGGCACATCGGCGCCTGGCTCGTCGACGAGTGGCGTCAGGTCGGGCTGAAGGTGCGCCAGGAAACGCAGGAGTCGGGCCAGTACTTCAAGGACCTCCGGGCCGGCGGCTTCGAGGTCAGCACCGACTTCCAGTGCGGGTACGTCGTCAATCCCGACCTGGATCTCTACAAGTTCCAGTCCCGCGAGCGGAGCGACGCCAACTACGGCCGCTACACCGACCCGGTCCTGGACGACCTCTACGTGCTCCAGAGCCGTACGGTGGATCCCGAGCAGCGCCGCCGGTACATCCGCATGCTGGAGAAGCATCTGCTCGACGACGAAGCCCACTACATCTACACGCTGCAGTGGCACCGGATCGTCCCGCACAGCGCGCGGGTGCGCGGCTGGACCATTACGCCCAGCCACTATCTGAACAATCAGCTCGATACGGTCTGGCTCGCGCCCGAGTCGAACGGGCGCTAG
- a CDS encoding cation:proton antiporter has translation MRPSACAPPFSKASPAAAVSPPPRLRHLLNVESGLNDGLALPIVLILLARRQTEPGVLVGEAGLGVVLGVAVPWVAVRLEQTRLFSAAPRYEPLLVFAVGLLLFAGGSLTHANLFLAAFAGGATLASLSTALRQAFHEFGETLSELLKLAALLVFGILMSPPFLAEVPLPGYVFALLVLFLARPLALAIALLGSRLDWREWVAAAWFGPKGFASVVYGLLILRGGVPDGDLMFHLIALVTVMSIVAHSSTDVLVARWFRHAADRPDERLLGSDA, from the coding sequence ATCCGACCTTCCGCCTGCGCGCCGCCGTTCAGTAAGGCGTCGCCAGCCGCGGCTGTCTCGCCGCCGCCGCGGCTGCGCCATCTCCTCAATGTGGAAAGCGGCCTCAACGACGGCCTGGCCCTGCCGATCGTCCTCATCCTGCTCGCCAGGCGCCAGACGGAGCCTGGCGTTCTCGTGGGCGAGGCCGGGCTCGGCGTGGTCCTCGGCGTCGCGGTGCCCTGGGTCGCCGTGCGCTTGGAGCAGACGCGCCTGTTCAGCGCCGCGCCTCGCTACGAGCCGCTGCTGGTCTTCGCCGTGGGTCTGCTGCTGTTCGCGGGGGGCTCGCTCACCCACGCCAATCTGTTTCTGGCCGCGTTCGCGGGCGGCGCCACCCTGGCCTCGCTCTCCACTGCCCTGCGCCAGGCCTTTCACGAGTTCGGCGAGACGCTCAGCGAGCTGCTCAAGCTCGCTGCCCTCCTGGTGTTCGGCATCCTGATGTCCCCGCCGTTCCTCGCCGAGGTTCCGCTGCCTGGCTATGTCTTCGCGCTGCTCGTCCTGTTTCTGGCCCGCCCGCTGGCGCTGGCCATCGCGCTGCTCGGCAGCCGGCTGGACTGGCGCGAGTGGGTGGCGGCCGCCTGGTTTGGACCCAAGGGCTTCGCGTCGGTGGTCTACGGCCTGCTGATCCTGCGCGGCGGCGTGCCCGATGGCGATCTGATGTTCCACCTCATCGCGTTGGTGACGGTGATGTCCATCGTCGCCCACTCGTCGACCGACGTGCTGGTGGCTCGCTGGTTCCGGCACGCGGCGGACCGGCCGGACGAGCGCCTCCTGGGCTCCGATGCCTGA
- a CDS encoding FAD-binding protein, with translation MIDSPEIPRRRNAEALDAWTDVLVIGGGPAGAWAALAATEAGVRVMLVDKGYLGTSGATAPSNTGTWFVPPGEGRRLAIEQRQPRTGGLADPHWVERTLDTAWEKLHCLADWGYSFPHGDDGRPYLANLRGPDYMHFMRRRVLAAGVTVLDHHPALELLGDGDTVGGAAGIDRQHDRPWRIRAGAVVLATGGCAFGERILGAATLTGDGYLMAAEAGAALAGMEFSAQYAFTPKPSALNKGLPFRWASFTRQDGTPIATAGRDRHAAVAQALLEGPVFAQYDKAEPDVRAWLRQGQPNCFLPLDRSGVDPFTERWPVTLRCEGTVRGVGGIRLLDDTCATGVPGLYAVGDAATRERLTGAISGGGGPNSSWAIASGNWAGRAAAIFAVRIRARIADRPVTPLGRAGLRPAGTARGALAPHELARAVREEMLPLDRNFFRRETTLRRSLERLDACWGELQDQEPGDALAAVKAREAAALVATSRWAYRSALARTESRGMHRRRDLPDADPALVCSFQASGLDDVRVSRADPRTSAPAP, from the coding sequence GTGATCGACAGCCCGGAAATCCCCCGGCGTCGCAATGCGGAAGCGCTCGACGCCTGGACGGACGTGCTGGTCATCGGTGGGGGCCCGGCCGGCGCCTGGGCCGCGCTGGCGGCAACCGAGGCAGGCGTCCGTGTGATGCTCGTCGACAAGGGGTATCTGGGCACCAGCGGCGCCACGGCACCGTCCAACACCGGAACCTGGTTCGTGCCGCCGGGCGAGGGCCGCCGGCTGGCCATCGAGCAGCGGCAACCGCGCACCGGAGGCCTCGCCGACCCGCACTGGGTCGAGCGCACACTCGACACGGCGTGGGAGAAGCTTCACTGCCTGGCCGACTGGGGCTATTCGTTCCCGCACGGCGACGACGGCCGGCCGTACCTGGCCAATCTGCGCGGCCCGGACTACATGCACTTCATGCGCCGGCGCGTCCTGGCGGCCGGGGTCACCGTGCTTGACCACCATCCGGCGCTGGAGCTGCTGGGTGACGGGGACACCGTGGGCGGCGCCGCCGGGATCGATCGCCAGCACGACCGCCCGTGGCGAATCCGCGCCGGCGCCGTGGTCCTGGCCACCGGCGGCTGCGCCTTCGGCGAACGTATCTTGGGGGCGGCGACGTTGACCGGCGACGGGTATCTGATGGCCGCCGAGGCGGGCGCCGCGCTGGCGGGCATGGAGTTCTCGGCCCAATATGCATTCACTCCCAAGCCGAGCGCGCTCAACAAGGGGCTGCCGTTCCGCTGGGCGTCGTTCACCCGGCAGGACGGCACGCCGATCGCCACCGCGGGCCGCGATCGCCACGCCGCGGTGGCCCAAGCCTTGCTGGAAGGGCCGGTCTTCGCCCAGTACGACAAGGCCGAGCCCGACGTGCGGGCCTGGCTCAGGCAGGGTCAGCCGAATTGCTTCCTGCCGCTCGACCGCAGCGGGGTCGATCCCTTCACCGAGCGCTGGCCGGTGACGCTGCGCTGCGAGGGTACCGTGCGCGGCGTCGGTGGCATCCGGCTCCTCGACGACACCTGCGCGACCGGCGTACCCGGCCTCTACGCCGTCGGCGACGCCGCGACGCGCGAGCGGCTGACCGGCGCTATCAGCGGCGGCGGTGGGCCGAATTCCTCCTGGGCCATCGCGTCCGGGAACTGGGCGGGGCGGGCGGCGGCGATCTTCGCCGTGCGGATTCGAGCCCGGATCGCCGACCGGCCGGTGACGCCGCTGGGCCGGGCCGGGTTGCGGCCGGCGGGGACGGCGCGGGGGGCGCTCGCCCCGCACGAGCTGGCCCGCGCCGTGCGGGAGGAGATGCTGCCGCTCGACCGCAACTTCTTCCGAAGGGAGACGACGTTGCGTCGGTCCCTGGAACGGCTCGACGCCTGCTGGGGCGAGCTGCAGGATCAGGAGCCGGGGGATGCGCTGGCTGCCGTCAAGGCGCGCGAGGCGGCGGCGTTGGTCGCCACCAGCCGCTGGGCCTACCGGAGCGCCCTGGCGCGGACGGAAAGCCGCGGGATGCATCGGCGCCGGGACCTGCCGGATGCCGATCCCGCTCTGGTCTGCTCGTTCCAGGCGAGCGGGCTGGACGACGTGCGGGTCAGCCGCGCCGACCCTCGGACCAGCGCACCCGCTCCATGA
- a CDS encoding OmpA family protein: MKIYGSRVIAFTAIVSAGFVAPGAGPTALAQGTGVLAQASTPAAAQQPAASAPPATIGLPRLRDYEAIPELRDIYFDFGEAAIRPGDARILDANAAWLRANPDQVVLIEGHCDNRGVTGSKHEFNLALGERRAVAAMNYLVAQGVERSRIKVLSYGEERPLCAEDNERCWTQNRRSRFLVKPR; the protein is encoded by the coding sequence ATGAAGATCTATGGATCGCGCGTCATCGCCTTCACAGCCATCGTGTCGGCCGGGTTCGTCGCCCCGGGGGCTGGCCCCACGGCCCTCGCCCAGGGCACCGGCGTCCTGGCCCAGGCGAGCACGCCTGCCGCGGCGCAGCAACCCGCCGCATCCGCGCCCCCGGCGACCATCGGCCTGCCCCGACTCCGAGACTACGAGGCGATCCCGGAATTGCGTGACATCTACTTCGACTTCGGAGAAGCCGCGATCCGGCCCGGCGACGCCAGGATCCTGGACGCCAACGCCGCGTGGCTTCGCGCGAATCCCGACCAGGTGGTGCTCATCGAAGGCCACTGCGACAATCGCGGGGTCACCGGGAGCAAGCACGAGTTCAATTTGGCGCTGGGCGAACGGCGGGCGGTGGCCGCGATGAATTACCTCGTCGCGCAGGGCGTGGAGCGGAGCCGCATCAAAGTTCTGAGCTACGGCGAGGAGCGGCCGCTCTGTGCTGAAGACAACGAGCGCTGCTGGACCCAGAACCGGCGATCGCGGTTCCTGGTGAAGCCCCGCTAG
- a CDS encoding ATP-binding protein gives MGPLVTATTVLGVNALTEGDFVAHPLYLACVVYSVFRGGVGSGLVSSALIVCEALLREIAVPFGLDEPFRHVKIVALACLVVVLVTGHLKRRADQASELSQANRQLTGRLIERERGAEAATALAAMTRDLVEPLDVSRVPHRIVSTILDVLGVRQAMLYQLDTASQELTCVATAGDVDDSRWVGHRLPAGDVIAGGTAVAPARVIPLRARGKVLGALALEGTLTGDTDLQLLSIIAGHAALALENSRLYAELRATLEQLGASRDPLVDEARLRATEELAAGVAHHVNNRLMVILAGIQLLKPKLDDAHHRSLLAIGEQATLDTARLVDRLRQCSVRRPHAASDSADLNLTVQRAVELCRADQAEAQARGARVELVLQSGAVPRVVGSEALLEEALAHIVRNAIEAVADRGTVTITTSTGGAWVVCTVSDTGSGMPPDVLPRAAQPFFTTKGPQRLGLGLSCSLGIVRQLGGQLDVSSEVDVGTGVTVRLRPYIA, from the coding sequence ATGGGCCCGCTCGTCACGGCCACGACCGTCCTGGGCGTGAACGCGCTGACGGAGGGCGACTTTGTCGCGCACCCGCTCTACCTGGCGTGCGTCGTGTACTCGGTCTTCCGTGGCGGCGTGGGGTCCGGACTGGTCAGCTCGGCGCTCATCGTCTGCGAAGCGCTGCTACGCGAGATCGCCGTCCCCTTCGGGCTGGATGAGCCGTTCCGGCACGTCAAGATCGTCGCGCTGGCCTGCCTCGTCGTCGTTCTGGTGACCGGGCACCTCAAGCGGCGAGCCGACCAAGCTTCGGAGCTTTCTCAGGCCAACCGCCAGCTGACGGGCCGGCTCATCGAGCGGGAGCGCGGCGCGGAGGCCGCGACGGCGCTGGCCGCGATGACCCGGGACCTGGTCGAACCGCTCGACGTCAGCCGGGTACCTCACCGGATCGTCTCGACGATCCTCGACGTTCTCGGGGTGCGGCAGGCCATGCTGTACCAGCTCGACACGGCCTCTCAGGAGCTCACCTGCGTGGCCACGGCCGGCGACGTCGACGACTCACGCTGGGTCGGTCACCGGCTGCCCGCCGGCGACGTCATCGCCGGGGGGACCGCCGTCGCGCCGGCCCGGGTCATCCCGCTCCGGGCCCGGGGCAAGGTTCTCGGCGCGCTCGCGCTGGAGGGCACGTTGACCGGGGACACCGACCTCCAGCTGCTGTCGATCATCGCCGGACACGCCGCCCTCGCCCTGGAGAACTCGCGCCTCTACGCCGAGCTCCGGGCCACGCTGGAACAGCTCGGCGCATCGCGCGATCCGCTGGTGGACGAGGCGCGACTGCGGGCCACCGAGGAGCTGGCTGCCGGCGTCGCCCACCACGTCAACAACCGGCTCATGGTCATCCTGGCCGGCATCCAGCTGCTCAAGCCCAAGCTCGATGATGCCCACCATCGCAGCCTGCTCGCGATCGGTGAGCAGGCGACGCTGGACACGGCGCGCCTCGTCGACCGGCTGCGGCAATGCTCCGTGCGGCGGCCGCACGCCGCCAGCGACTCGGCCGATCTGAACCTGACCGTCCAGCGGGCCGTGGAGCTCTGTCGCGCCGATCAGGCGGAGGCGCAAGCCCGGGGGGCGCGCGTGGAGCTCGTCCTGCAGTCCGGGGCGGTGCCCCGGGTGGTCGGCAGCGAAGCCCTGCTGGAGGAGGCGCTGGCGCACATCGTGCGCAACGCCATCGAGGCCGTGGCCGATCGGGGCACGGTCACGATCACCACCTCGACGGGCGGCGCCTGGGTGGTCTGTACCGTCTCCGACACCGGCAGCGGTATGCCGCCGGACGTGCTGCCGCGGGCGGCGCAGCCGTTCTTCACGACCAAGGGGCCGCAGCGGTTGGGCCTCGGGCTCAGCTGCAGCCTCGGGATCGTCCGCCAGCTGGGCGGGCAGCTCGACGTCAGCAGCGAGGTCGACGTCGGCACCGGCGTGACCGTGCGGCTCAGGCCCTACATCGCCTAG
- a CDS encoding ferredoxin family protein, protein MIEIVSARRCIACDVCVKVCPADVFEAMLDAAPVIARQSDCQTCFLCEIYCPTDALYVAPDAEAPSAVSESEIEAAGLFGSYARALGWRRGRPGGAEHDPTFRLRAAVQ, encoded by the coding sequence ATGATCGAGATCGTGTCGGCCCGCCGTTGCATCGCCTGCGACGTATGCGTGAAGGTCTGCCCGGCCGACGTGTTCGAGGCGATGCTGGATGCCGCGCCGGTCATCGCCCGCCAGAGCGACTGCCAGACGTGCTTCCTGTGCGAGATCTACTGCCCCACGGACGCGCTCTATGTCGCGCCCGACGCCGAAGCTCCCTCCGCGGTGAGCGAGAGCGAGATCGAGGCCGCCGGACTCTTCGGCAGCTACGCCCGCGCGCTGGGGTGGCGCCGCGGCCGGCCGGGCGGCGCCGAGCACGATCCGACCTTCCGCCTGCGCGCCGCCGTTCAGTAA
- a CDS encoding ABC transporter substrate-binding protein, with protein sequence MHKWLITLTALAIVALAVPVAAAPKGQVTIALTGEPLTMDPHIQSEFIGTMIWPWACDNLIQSKGEEGGFKPWLAEKFERVDAKTWKFSLRKDAKFFDGTPVTAEAVKFSLERILDPKTKSRLVVYFKSIDRVETPDTHTAILHLKSPDNGILNLLQRWGHIVNPKVKNMDSATASREPQCSGPYLLKEWTKGQRMVFEANPGWWGNTMYPDRPKDLILRSVRESTTRVKALIADEMDVITGVAPQFVPEIRANPKTEVVTVPSVRIMYMGFFTGHGGPFADVRVRQAVNHAVNSEGIVKTFLGGFADRWQQMLHPWMYSGYDPKMTWYGYDLAKARQLMKEAGYADGFKAQFFATSGRYPADKEICEALSGMLKEIKIDAGCNAMVFPLYRRTFTAFQQGTRKEPALYMQAFGNGAGYTPVSFRGFSACGGAWSPHCFKEFDEMLDKAVGTADPAEQQSAYERVNHWMRDNATHVPILKIHEVWGLNKNVQFKANHNENLPAWEIVVKKPAS encoded by the coding sequence ATGCATAAATGGCTCATCACCTTGACGGCCCTGGCCATCGTGGCGTTGGCGGTGCCGGTGGCGGCCGCCCCGAAAGGCCAGGTCACGATCGCGCTCACGGGCGAGCCCCTCACGATGGACCCGCACATCCAGTCCGAGTTCATCGGGACCATGATCTGGCCCTGGGCCTGCGACAACCTCATCCAGTCGAAGGGGGAGGAGGGCGGGTTCAAGCCCTGGCTCGCCGAGAAGTTCGAGCGCGTCGACGCCAAGACGTGGAAGTTCAGCCTCCGCAAAGACGCCAAGTTCTTCGACGGCACCCCCGTCACGGCCGAGGCGGTGAAGTTCTCGCTCGAGCGCATCCTCGATCCGAAGACCAAGAGCCGCCTGGTCGTCTACTTCAAGAGCATCGACCGGGTCGAGACCCCGGATACGCACACCGCGATCCTGCACCTGAAGTCGCCCGACAACGGCATCCTGAATCTGCTTCAGCGCTGGGGGCACATCGTCAACCCGAAGGTCAAGAACATGGACTCGGCCACTGCCTCGCGCGAGCCTCAATGCTCGGGCCCCTATCTGCTCAAGGAGTGGACCAAGGGCCAGCGGATGGTCTTCGAGGCGAACCCCGGCTGGTGGGGCAATACCATGTACCCCGACCGGCCGAAGGACCTCATCCTGCGTAGCGTCCGAGAGAGCACGACCCGCGTGAAAGCCCTCATCGCCGACGAGATGGATGTCATCACCGGGGTGGCCCCCCAGTTTGTCCCGGAGATCCGGGCCAACCCGAAGACGGAGGTGGTCACGGTCCCCAGCGTGCGCATCATGTACATGGGCTTCTTCACCGGGCACGGCGGGCCGTTCGCCGACGTGCGGGTGCGGCAGGCCGTGAACCACGCCGTCAACTCCGAGGGTATCGTCAAGACCTTCCTGGGTGGCTTTGCCGACCGCTGGCAGCAGATGCTCCACCCCTGGATGTACTCCGGCTACGATCCGAAGATGACCTGGTACGGGTACGACCTCGCCAAGGCCCGGCAGCTCATGAAGGAGGCGGGTTACGCGGACGGCTTCAAGGCCCAGTTCTTCGCGACCTCGGGGAGGTACCCGGCGGACAAGGAGATCTGCGAGGCCCTCTCCGGCATGCTGAAGGAGATCAAGATCGACGCCGGGTGCAACGCGATGGTCTTCCCGCTCTACCGCCGGACCTTCACGGCCTTCCAGCAGGGAACGCGCAAGGAGCCGGCCCTGTACATGCAGGCCTTCGGCAACGGGGCGGGGTACACCCCGGTCTCCTTCCGCGGCTTCAGCGCCTGCGGCGGCGCCTGGAGCCCCCACTGCTTCAAGGAGTTCGACGAGATGCTGGACAAGGCGGTCGGTACCGCAGATCCCGCCGAGCAGCAGTCGGCCTACGAGAGGGTGAACCACTGGATGCGGGACAACGCCACTCACGTGCCGATTCTCAAGATCCACGAGGTGTGGGGCCTGAACAAGAACGTGCAGTTCAAGGCCAACCACAACGAGAACCTCCCGGCCTGGGAGATCGTGGTGAAGAAGCCGGCCAGCTGA
- a CDS encoding mechanosensitive ion channel domain-containing protein, with the protein MSDVFRLVGPNHAVELFGVTLVGVNAINGRKLLFTLLFIALILLVARVLRRASLWLVRGRGSERVVFWARQGINLTAAALLFIGLVSVWFDDPVRLATALGLITAGLAFALQKVVTAIAGYFVILRGQTFNVGDRIVMGGVRGDVIALGFTQTTIMEMGQPPPVQKDDPAMWVQSRQYTGRVVSVSNARIFDEPVYNYTREFPYLWEELAVPIPYTADWTRAERILLTAAETHGVPVAELSAEVLAELQRRYFLKPTDVRPRVYFRLTDNWLELTVRFVVRDHGIREQKDAVSREVLAGLDAAGIPIASATFDVVGLPPVRLADEAPRPARREAG; encoded by the coding sequence ATGAGTGACGTGTTCCGCCTCGTCGGTCCCAACCACGCCGTCGAGCTCTTCGGCGTGACGCTCGTCGGCGTCAACGCCATCAACGGGCGCAAGCTGCTGTTCACGCTGCTCTTCATCGCGCTCATCCTCCTCGTGGCCCGCGTGCTCCGCCGCGCCTCCTTGTGGCTGGTCCGCGGCCGTGGATCAGAGCGCGTGGTGTTCTGGGCGCGACAAGGGATCAACCTCACCGCCGCCGCGCTTCTCTTCATCGGCCTCGTGTCCGTCTGGTTCGACGACCCCGTGCGACTGGCCACCGCCCTCGGCCTCATCACCGCGGGTCTGGCCTTCGCGCTCCAGAAAGTCGTTACCGCCATCGCGGGCTACTTCGTCATCCTGCGCGGCCAAACGTTCAACGTCGGCGATCGGATCGTGATGGGCGGCGTGCGCGGCGACGTCATCGCACTGGGCTTCACCCAGACCACGATCATGGAGATGGGCCAGCCGCCGCCGGTGCAGAAGGACGACCCGGCGATGTGGGTGCAGAGTCGGCAGTACACGGGGCGCGTGGTCAGCGTCAGCAACGCCCGGATCTTCGACGAGCCCGTGTACAACTACACGCGCGAGTTCCCCTACCTCTGGGAGGAGCTCGCCGTTCCCATCCCGTACACGGCCGATTGGACGCGCGCCGAGCGCATCCTCCTGACCGCCGCCGAGACGCACGGCGTTCCCGTCGCCGAGCTGAGCGCCGAGGTGCTTGCCGAGCTGCAGCGGCGATACTTCCTAAAGCCGACCGACGTCCGCCCCCGTGTGTACTTCCGTCTCACCGACAACTGGCTCGAGCTGACCGTCCGCTTCGTGGTCCGGGACCACGGCATCCGGGAGCAGAAGGATGCCGTCAGCCGCGAGGTGCTGGCCGGGCTGGACGCCGCGGGTATCCCCATTGCCTCCGCGACGTTCGACGTCGTCGGCCTCCCGCCCGTGCGGCTGGCCGACGAGGCGCCGCGGCCGGCGCGACGCGAGGCGGGCTGA
- a CDS encoding DUF2254 domain-containing protein, whose translation MARLLNLWDALRGSFWFLPALITALAAALALGLLALDRRLDNQQLAGLLWLYAGGAEGARSLLSAVAGSIITVVGLAFSITIVSLQLAAAQLGPRLLRNFVRDPGNQVVLGIFVATFVYCLLVLRTVRGRDGLADGTFVPHLAITGALGLAMLSVALLIYFIHHASISIQADHVIASVARELDGVIDKLWPDRFGHEDGEAAAAPPCAVTDGSAVAAHGGGYVTTLDEKALLRAGRDRDVVVHLTRRPGDFLMAGEPLAWVLPADRVDEDLKRVITSAVVLGAERSLLQDAMFGIEQLVEIAVRALASGHIDPTTGLRCIDRLGAAVARIGGRDLPAPYRRDAAGIVRVVMPALTLDDIVVAAFTPIRLQGAGSRSVALRLLETFARVAARHDRRGLHLALLGEALRVRRAATAALTDPADREAVQAAFERVLRVSRPDARRDLDVGGLAA comes from the coding sequence GTGGCCCGGCTGCTAAATCTCTGGGACGCGCTCCGCGGAAGTTTCTGGTTTCTTCCCGCTCTGATCACCGCCCTGGCCGCCGCGCTGGCGCTGGGCCTGCTGGCGCTGGACCGTCGGCTGGACAATCAGCAGCTCGCGGGGCTCCTCTGGCTCTACGCCGGCGGGGCGGAGGGCGCCCGCAGCCTACTCTCGGCCGTCGCGGGCTCGATCATCACGGTCGTCGGCCTGGCCTTCTCGATCACCATCGTCTCCCTGCAGCTGGCCGCCGCTCAGCTCGGCCCCCGCCTGCTGCGCAACTTCGTCCGCGATCCGGGCAACCAGGTCGTTCTCGGTATTTTCGTGGCGACGTTCGTCTATTGCCTGCTGGTGCTCCGGACCGTGCGAGGGCGGGACGGCCTCGCCGACGGCACGTTCGTGCCCCACCTGGCCATCACCGGCGCCCTCGGCCTCGCGATGCTGAGCGTCGCGCTGCTGATTTACTTCATTCATCACGCGTCGATCTCGATCCAGGCCGACCACGTCATCGCCTCGGTGGCGCGAGAGCTCGACGGCGTCATCGACAAGCTCTGGCCCGACCGCTTCGGGCACGAGGACGGCGAGGCCGCCGCGGCGCCCCCGTGCGCGGTCACCGACGGCTCCGCCGTCGCCGCCCACGGCGGCGGCTACGTCACAACCCTCGACGAAAAAGCCCTGCTGCGCGCCGGCCGGGACCGCGACGTCGTCGTCCACCTCACCCGGCGTCCGGGCGACTTCCTCATGGCCGGAGAACCGCTCGCCTGGGTCCTGCCGGCCGACCGCGTGGACGAGGATCTGAAACGTGTCATCACGTCCGCCGTCGTGCTCGGTGCCGAGCGCAGCCTGCTCCAGGACGCAATGTTCGGTATCGAGCAGTTGGTGGAGATCGCGGTGCGGGCCCTGGCGTCCGGACACATCGACCCGACCACCGGGCTACGCTGCATCGATCGCCTCGGGGCGGCCGTCGCGCGGATCGGGGGCCGCGACCTGCCCGCGCCTTATCGTCGCGACGCGGCCGGCATCGTCCGGGTCGTAATGCCAGCGCTGACCCTGGATGACATCGTCGTGGCCGCCTTCACGCCCATCCGCCTGCAGGGCGCCGGCAGCCGGTCGGTCGCCCTGCGGCTGCTGGAAACCTTCGCGCGCGTGGCCGCCCGGCACGACCGCCGCGGTCTGCACCTCGCCCTGCTCGGCGAAGCCCTGCGCGTCCGGCGCGCGGCGACCGCGGCGCTCACCGACCCCGCCGACCGCGAGGCCGTGCAGGCGGCGTTCGAGCGGGTCCTGCGCGTGAGCCGTCCCGACGCGCGGAGGGACCTCGACGTCGGCGGCCTCGCCGCATGA